The DNA region AGAAGAGCGTTGAATGCCATGCGCAGGCAGCGCTCGAAGTTTGCAAGTTCCTGCGCTTGTGACAATCTAAACCGCACTACTCCTTTAAGAATCCACCGCGACACCACTTCAAGGCAGCTAATTTATCTTCCAGCGGCAAGGACTTAAACGGCTTTTTACCTTTGCCCCAGGTCATAAAAGCACCCGCTAGATCAGCCTTGGTTTCGAGCTTCTGCGCATCTGCTGACCCGAAATTTTCTCTTGCGAAATTACGGAGGAAGGTGTCTGTTGCTTTCCATCGGTTTCTATCATTTTGGGGTCGTCTCAGAAAACGGAAAATAAAGCACGCTAAGGCGTAACTACCCTCGGCTACACCGCGTCGGCACCACGCGGCTCTTTCTCCCCTTGCAGCGAAGCAATCAGCGGGCAAGAAACGTTCCCTTGCCGCGCATGGCAGGCGAACACAAGTTCGGATAGCACGGTTTCCATGCGCGCCAGGTCGGTCATTTTTTCGCGCACGTCCTGAAGCTTGTGCTCGGCCAGGCTGCTGGCTTCCTCGCAGTGGGTGCCGTCATCCAGCCTCAGCAGCTCTGCGATCTCGTCGAGGCTGAATCCGAGCCGCTGGGCTGATTTCACGAAGCGCACCCGCGTCACATCCGCCTCGCCATAGCGGCGGATGCTGCCATAGGGCTTGTCCGGCTCCGGCAACAAGCCCTTGCGCTGATAGAACCGGATTGTTTCCACGTTGACCCCGGCCGCCTTGGCGAAAACGCCAATAGTCAGATTCTCCAAATTTTTTTCCATATCGCTTGACTCCGTACATTGGTACGGAAGTAAGCTTAAGCTATCCAATCCAGATTTGAAAGGACAAGCGTATGTCTGAACCTCAAAACGGGCGCGGGGCGCTCTTCACTGGCGGGCTAGCCGCCATCCTCGCCGCGGCTTGCTGCCTGGGGCCGCTGGTTCTGATCGCCCTGGGGTTCAGCGGCGCTTGGATCGGCAACTTGACGGTGTTGGAACCTTATCGCCCGATCTTCATCGGCGCGGCGTTGGTGGCGCTGTTTTTCGCCTGGCGGCGCATCTACC from Diaphorobacter sp. HDW4A includes:
- the merT gene encoding mercuric ion transporter MerT — encoded protein: MSEPQNGRGALFTGGLAAILAAACCLGPLVLIALGFSGAWIGNLTVLEPYRPIFIGAALVALFFAWRRIYRPAQACKPGDVCAIPQVRATYKLIFWVVAALVLVALGFPYVMPFFY
- a CDS encoding mercury resistance transcriptional regulator MerR; the encoded protein is MEKNLENLTIGVFAKAAGVNVETIRFYQRKGLLPEPDKPYGSIRRYGEADVTRVRFVKSAQRLGFSLDEIAELLRLDDGTHCEEASSLAEHKLQDVREKMTDLARMETVLSELVFACHARQGNVSCPLIASLQGEKEPRGADAV